One segment of Amycolatopsis alba DSM 44262 DNA contains the following:
- a CDS encoding maleylpyruvate isomerase family mycothiol-dependent enzyme, with the protein MTSSRIRVPGWNTATAAEGYRQVRENISILLADHAGAGERTVPACPQWTVRDLLAHLTEICDRVITRFGGAACPIPETASAAELLRLWTERGPEADALLAADGEGKSRGDIMVMDAFTHELDLRYALGAPPPEAHAAWLRGFEVLVSGLGASLGKHGLPGMRIEIEGATWIAGTEPVAAVLSGAPVDVYRSLAGRRSPAQIAALDWLGDPEPWLRAFTWGPFTPPDEPVER; encoded by the coding sequence GTGACGAGCAGCCGAATTCGGGTCCCTGGCTGGAATACGGCGACAGCGGCCGAAGGATATCGGCAGGTCAGAGAGAACATCTCGATCTTGCTCGCCGACCACGCCGGCGCGGGGGAACGGACCGTCCCGGCTTGTCCACAGTGGACCGTCCGGGACCTGCTCGCGCATCTGACCGAAATCTGCGACCGGGTGATCACCCGGTTCGGGGGTGCGGCCTGCCCGATTCCGGAGACGGCGTCGGCCGCCGAACTGCTGCGGCTCTGGACCGAACGCGGACCCGAGGCCGACGCGCTCCTCGCCGCCGACGGCGAAGGCAAGAGCCGCGGCGACATCATGGTGATGGACGCCTTCACCCACGAACTCGATCTCCGGTACGCGCTCGGCGCTCCGCCGCCCGAGGCGCACGCGGCCTGGCTGCGCGGTTTCGAAGTGCTCGTCAGCGGCCTCGGCGCCTCGCTGGGCAAGCACGGGCTGCCAGGGATGCGGATCGAAATCGAGGGCGCGACCTGGATCGCCGGCACCGAACCGGTCGCCGCGGTGCTCTCGGGCGCGCCGGTGGACGTCTACCGGTCGCTCGCCGGGCGCCGGAGCCCGGCCCAGATCGCCGCCTTGGACTGGCTGGGCGATCCCGAGCCGTGGCTCCGGGCCTTCACCTGGGGGCCGTTCACCCCGCCGGATGAGCCTGTCGAACGCTGA
- a CDS encoding YciI family protein: protein MKYMIMITMNPAAWDALPEEERNEVVARIDPFMKKLTESGELLGTQALGEPKESTVVRVRDGVPVVTDGPFAESKEYLAGFYLVECDSKERAIEIAGQVPDAHINAMEVRPVVYSSGDDA from the coding sequence ATGAAGTACATGATCATGATCACGATGAACCCCGCCGCCTGGGACGCTCTCCCCGAGGAGGAGCGCAACGAGGTGGTCGCCCGCATCGACCCTTTCATGAAGAAGCTCACCGAGAGCGGCGAACTGCTGGGGACGCAGGCGCTGGGGGAGCCGAAGGAGAGCACGGTGGTCCGGGTGCGTGACGGCGTCCCGGTGGTCACCGACGGCCCGTTCGCCGAGTCGAAGGAGTACCTGGCCGGCTTCTACCTGGTCGAATGCGACAGCAAGGAGCGCGCGATCGAGATCGCGGGCCAGGTCCCGGACGCGCACATCAACGCGATGGAGGTCCGGCCGGTGGTGTATTCGTCCGGGGACGACGCCTAA